In a single window of the Oryctolagus cuniculus chromosome 2, mOryCun1.1, whole genome shotgun sequence genome:
- the TMEM175 gene encoding endosomal/lysosomal proton channel TMEM175 isoform X10, translating into MSEPGTSEQEPSVQGDSPPGRTDEDAGEGTQSSHRMLGFSDALLSIIATVMILPVTHTEISPEQQFDRSMQRLLATRIAVYLMTFLIVTGAWAAHTRLFQVVGKIDDTLALLNLACMMTITFLPYTFSLMVTFPNVALGIFLFCVCVITIGVVQALIVGYAFYFPHLLSPQIQCSAHRALCRRQVLRIILRGPVLCLLAAVFSLFFFPAAARSPRLTLSSSSPWTCMSPSARSGWKPSATASTPSWPPSSSWTSVQTASRTPRPWLRTSAAACWLRWAPAGRASWPTSAPSPPWACSGSPTTRCSCTCARPRVPWGCSTRSRWPSWVACPWPTSRPPPSPGSRVTSWSACASAAPSSSWPASSRSPSGRRPCCARQRRCGRPCASGARSTRSCWPSWRCTPAPACWPSRPPAC; encoded by the exons ATGTCTGAGCCCGGGACCTCGGAGCAGGAGCCCAGTGTCCAGGGAGACTCGCCCCCCGGCAGGACGGATGAGGACGCCGGGGAGGGGACCCAGAGCTCCCACCGCATGCTCGGCTTCAGCGACGCACTACTGTCCATCATCGCCACTGTCATG ATCCTGCCCGTGACCCACACAGAGATCTCTCCAGAACAG CAGTTTGACAGGAGTATGCAGAGACTCCTGGCCACCAGGATTGCCGTGTACCTGATGACGTTTCTCATCGTGACCGGTGCCTGGGCCGCGCACACCAG ACTGTTCCAGGTTGTTGGGAAGATAGACGACACACTTGCTTTGCTCAACCTG gcctGCATGATGACCATCACCTTCCTGCCGTACACG TTCTCTCTAATGGTGACCTTCCCCAACGTGGCCCTGGGCATCTTCCTGTTCTGTGTCTGTGTGATCACCATCGGAGTAGTGCAG GCACTGATTGTGGGATACGCCTTCTACTTCCCGCACCTGCTGAGCCCGCAGATCCAGTGCTCCGCCCACAGGGCCCTGTGCAGGCGGCAGGTCCTGCGCATCATTCTCCGTGGCCCAGTGCTCTGCCTGCTTGCGGCcgtcttctccctcttcttctttcccGCG GCCGCACGGAGCCCACGGCTCACCCTGTCGAGCTCATCACCTTGGACCTGCATGAGCCCCTCAGCAAGGAGCGGGTGGAAGCCTTCAGCGACGGCGTCTACGCCATCGTGGCCACCCTCCTCATCCTGGACATCTG TGCAGACAGCGTCCCGGACCCCAAGGCCGTGGCTTCGGACTTCGGCGGCAGCCTGCTGGCTGCGCTGGGCGCCCGCGGGCCGCGCTTCCTGGCCTACTTCGGCTCCTTCGCCACCGTGGGCCTGCTCTGGTTCACCCACCACTCGCTGTTCCTGCACGTGCGCAAGGCCACGGGTGCCATGGGGCTGCTCAACGCGCTCTCGCTGGCCTTCGTGGGTGGCCTGCCCCTGGCCTACCAGCAGACCTCCGCCTTCGCCCGGCAGCCGCGTGACGAGCTGGAGCGCGTGCGCCTCAGCTGCGCCATCATCTTCCTGGCCAGCATCTTCCAGGTCGCCATCTGGACGGCGGCCCTGCTGCGCGAGGCAGAGACGCTGCGGCCGGCCGTGCGCTTCGGGGGCCCGGAGCACACGTTCATGCTGGCCAAGCTGGCGCTGTACCCCTGCACCAGCCTGCTGGCCTTCGCGGCCACCTGCCTGCTGA
- the TMEM175 gene encoding endosomal/lysosomal proton channel TMEM175 isoform X4 has product MSEPGTSEQEPSVQGDSPPGRTDEDAGEGTQSSHRMLGFSDALLSIIATVMILPVTHTEISPEQQFDRSMQRLLATRIAVYLMTFLIVTGAWAAHTRLFQVVGKIDDTLALLNLACMMTITFLPYTALIVGYAFYFPHLLSPQIQCSAHRALCRRQVLRIILRGPVLCLLAAVFSLFFFPASYLLMASVVFLPYVSKAASWCKDRLMGRTEPTAHPVELITLDLHEPLSKERVEAFSDGVYAIVATLLILDICADSVPDPKAVASDFGGSLLAALGARGPRFLAYFGSFATVGLLWFTHHSLFLHVRKATGAMGLLNALSLAFVGGLPLAYQQTSAFARQPRDELERVRLSCAIIFLASIFQVAIWTAALLREAETLRPAVRFGGPEHTFMLAKLALYPCTSLLAFAATCLLSRFSTFIFHLTQIAVPCGFLLLRLLLRLALAGLRGLRGLRGLARPQRGPLGGADANADMQSPLLPAPC; this is encoded by the exons ATGTCTGAGCCCGGGACCTCGGAGCAGGAGCCCAGTGTCCAGGGAGACTCGCCCCCCGGCAGGACGGATGAGGACGCCGGGGAGGGGACCCAGAGCTCCCACCGCATGCTCGGCTTCAGCGACGCACTACTGTCCATCATCGCCACTGTCATG ATCCTGCCCGTGACCCACACAGAGATCTCTCCAGAACAG CAGTTTGACAGGAGTATGCAGAGACTCCTGGCCACCAGGATTGCCGTGTACCTGATGACGTTTCTCATCGTGACCGGTGCCTGGGCCGCGCACACCAG ACTGTTCCAGGTTGTTGGGAAGATAGACGACACACTTGCTTTGCTCAACCTG gcctGCATGATGACCATCACCTTCCTGCCGTACACG GCACTGATTGTGGGATACGCCTTCTACTTCCCGCACCTGCTGAGCCCGCAGATCCAGTGCTCCGCCCACAGGGCCCTGTGCAGGCGGCAGGTCCTGCGCATCATTCTCCGTGGCCCAGTGCTCTGCCTGCTTGCGGCcgtcttctccctcttcttctttcccGCG TCGTATCTGCTGATGGCATCCGTCGTCTTCCTCCCTTACGTCAGCAAGGCCGCCAGCTGGTGCAAAGACAGGCTCATGG GCCGCACGGAGCCCACGGCTCACCCTGTCGAGCTCATCACCTTGGACCTGCATGAGCCCCTCAGCAAGGAGCGGGTGGAAGCCTTCAGCGACGGCGTCTACGCCATCGTGGCCACCCTCCTCATCCTGGACATCTG TGCAGACAGCGTCCCGGACCCCAAGGCCGTGGCTTCGGACTTCGGCGGCAGCCTGCTGGCTGCGCTGGGCGCCCGCGGGCCGCGCTTCCTGGCCTACTTCGGCTCCTTCGCCACCGTGGGCCTGCTCTGGTTCACCCACCACTCGCTGTTCCTGCACGTGCGCAAGGCCACGGGTGCCATGGGGCTGCTCAACGCGCTCTCGCTGGCCTTCGTGGGTGGCCTGCCCCTGGCCTACCAGCAGACCTCCGCCTTCGCCCGGCAGCCGCGTGACGAGCTGGAGCGCGTGCGCCTCAGCTGCGCCATCATCTTCCTGGCCAGCATCTTCCAGGTCGCCATCTGGACGGCGGCCCTGCTGCGCGAGGCAGAGACGCTGCGGCCGGCCGTGCGCTTCGGGGGCCCGGAGCACACGTTCATGCTGGCCAAGCTGGCGCTGTACCCCTGCACCAGCCTGCTGGCCTTCGCGGCCACCTGCCTGCTGAGCCGCTTCAGCACCTTCATCTTCCACCTCACGCAGATCGCCGTGCCCtgcggcttcctgctgctgcgccTCCTCCTGCGACTGGCGCTGGCCGGCCTGCGGGGCCTGCGGGGCCTGCGGGGCCTGGCCCGTCCCCAACGGGGCCCCCTGGGCGGGGCCGACGCCAACGCCGACATGCAGTCGCCTCTGCTGCCTGCGCCCTGCTAG
- the TMEM175 gene encoding endosomal/lysosomal proton channel TMEM175 isoform X7, translated as MSEPGTSEQEPSVQGDSPPGRTDEDAGEGTQSSHRMLGFSDALLSIIATVMILPVTHTEISPEQQFDRSMQRLLATRIAVYLMTFLIVTGAWAAHTRLFQVVGKIDDTLALLNLACMMTITFLPYTFSLMVTFPNVALGIFLFCVCVITIGVVQSYLLMASVVFLPYVSKAASWCKDRLMGRTEPTAHPVELITLDLHEPLSKERVEAFSDGVYAIVATLLILDICADSVPDPKAVASDFGGSLLAALGARGPRFLAYFGSFATVGLLWFTHHSLFLHVRKATGAMGLLNALSLAFVGGLPLAYQQTSAFARQPRDELERVRLSCAIIFLASIFQVAIWTAALLREAETLRPAVRFGGPEHTFMLAKLALYPCTSLLAFAATCLLSRFSTFIFHLTQIAVPCGFLLLRLLLRLALAGLRGLRGLRGLARPQRGPLGGADANADMQSPLLPAPC; from the exons ATGTCTGAGCCCGGGACCTCGGAGCAGGAGCCCAGTGTCCAGGGAGACTCGCCCCCCGGCAGGACGGATGAGGACGCCGGGGAGGGGACCCAGAGCTCCCACCGCATGCTCGGCTTCAGCGACGCACTACTGTCCATCATCGCCACTGTCATG ATCCTGCCCGTGACCCACACAGAGATCTCTCCAGAACAG CAGTTTGACAGGAGTATGCAGAGACTCCTGGCCACCAGGATTGCCGTGTACCTGATGACGTTTCTCATCGTGACCGGTGCCTGGGCCGCGCACACCAG ACTGTTCCAGGTTGTTGGGAAGATAGACGACACACTTGCTTTGCTCAACCTG gcctGCATGATGACCATCACCTTCCTGCCGTACACG TTCTCTCTAATGGTGACCTTCCCCAACGTGGCCCTGGGCATCTTCCTGTTCTGTGTCTGTGTGATCACCATCGGAGTAGTGCAG TCGTATCTGCTGATGGCATCCGTCGTCTTCCTCCCTTACGTCAGCAAGGCCGCCAGCTGGTGCAAAGACAGGCTCATGG GCCGCACGGAGCCCACGGCTCACCCTGTCGAGCTCATCACCTTGGACCTGCATGAGCCCCTCAGCAAGGAGCGGGTGGAAGCCTTCAGCGACGGCGTCTACGCCATCGTGGCCACCCTCCTCATCCTGGACATCTG TGCAGACAGCGTCCCGGACCCCAAGGCCGTGGCTTCGGACTTCGGCGGCAGCCTGCTGGCTGCGCTGGGCGCCCGCGGGCCGCGCTTCCTGGCCTACTTCGGCTCCTTCGCCACCGTGGGCCTGCTCTGGTTCACCCACCACTCGCTGTTCCTGCACGTGCGCAAGGCCACGGGTGCCATGGGGCTGCTCAACGCGCTCTCGCTGGCCTTCGTGGGTGGCCTGCCCCTGGCCTACCAGCAGACCTCCGCCTTCGCCCGGCAGCCGCGTGACGAGCTGGAGCGCGTGCGCCTCAGCTGCGCCATCATCTTCCTGGCCAGCATCTTCCAGGTCGCCATCTGGACGGCGGCCCTGCTGCGCGAGGCAGAGACGCTGCGGCCGGCCGTGCGCTTCGGGGGCCCGGAGCACACGTTCATGCTGGCCAAGCTGGCGCTGTACCCCTGCACCAGCCTGCTGGCCTTCGCGGCCACCTGCCTGCTGAGCCGCTTCAGCACCTTCATCTTCCACCTCACGCAGATCGCCGTGCCCtgcggcttcctgctgctgcgccTCCTCCTGCGACTGGCGCTGGCCGGCCTGCGGGGCCTGCGGGGCCTGCGGGGCCTGGCCCGTCCCCAACGGGGCCCCCTGGGCGGGGCCGACGCCAACGCCGACATGCAGTCGCCTCTGCTGCCTGCGCCCTGCTAG
- the TMEM175 gene encoding endosomal/lysosomal proton channel TMEM175 isoform X2 encodes MSEPGTSEQEPSVQGDSPPGRTDEDAGEGTQSSHRMLGFSDALLSIIATVMILPVTHTEISPEQFDRSMQRLLATRIAVYLMTFLIVTGAWAAHTRLFQVVGKIDDTLALLNLACMMTITFLPYTFSLMVTFPNVALGIFLFCVCVITIGVVQALIVGYAFYFPHLLSPQIQCSAHRALCRRQVLRIILRGPVLCLLAAVFSLFFFPASYLLMASVVFLPYVSKAASWCKDRLMGRTEPTAHPVELITLDLHEPLSKERVEAFSDGVYAIVATLLILDICADSVPDPKAVASDFGGSLLAALGARGPRFLAYFGSFATVGLLWFTHHSLFLHVRKATGAMGLLNALSLAFVGGLPLAYQQTSAFARQPRDELERVRLSCAIIFLASIFQVAIWTAALLREAETLRPAVRFGGPEHTFMLAKLALYPCTSLLAFAATCLLSRFSTFIFHLTQIAVPCGFLLLRLLLRLALAGLRGLRGLRGLARPQRGPLGGADANADMQSPLLPAPC; translated from the exons ATGTCTGAGCCCGGGACCTCGGAGCAGGAGCCCAGTGTCCAGGGAGACTCGCCCCCCGGCAGGACGGATGAGGACGCCGGGGAGGGGACCCAGAGCTCCCACCGCATGCTCGGCTTCAGCGACGCACTACTGTCCATCATCGCCACTGTCATG ATCCTGCCCGTGACCCACACAGAGATCTCTCCAGAACAG TTTGACAGGAGTATGCAGAGACTCCTGGCCACCAGGATTGCCGTGTACCTGATGACGTTTCTCATCGTGACCGGTGCCTGGGCCGCGCACACCAG ACTGTTCCAGGTTGTTGGGAAGATAGACGACACACTTGCTTTGCTCAACCTG gcctGCATGATGACCATCACCTTCCTGCCGTACACG TTCTCTCTAATGGTGACCTTCCCCAACGTGGCCCTGGGCATCTTCCTGTTCTGTGTCTGTGTGATCACCATCGGAGTAGTGCAG GCACTGATTGTGGGATACGCCTTCTACTTCCCGCACCTGCTGAGCCCGCAGATCCAGTGCTCCGCCCACAGGGCCCTGTGCAGGCGGCAGGTCCTGCGCATCATTCTCCGTGGCCCAGTGCTCTGCCTGCTTGCGGCcgtcttctccctcttcttctttcccGCG TCGTATCTGCTGATGGCATCCGTCGTCTTCCTCCCTTACGTCAGCAAGGCCGCCAGCTGGTGCAAAGACAGGCTCATGG GCCGCACGGAGCCCACGGCTCACCCTGTCGAGCTCATCACCTTGGACCTGCATGAGCCCCTCAGCAAGGAGCGGGTGGAAGCCTTCAGCGACGGCGTCTACGCCATCGTGGCCACCCTCCTCATCCTGGACATCTG TGCAGACAGCGTCCCGGACCCCAAGGCCGTGGCTTCGGACTTCGGCGGCAGCCTGCTGGCTGCGCTGGGCGCCCGCGGGCCGCGCTTCCTGGCCTACTTCGGCTCCTTCGCCACCGTGGGCCTGCTCTGGTTCACCCACCACTCGCTGTTCCTGCACGTGCGCAAGGCCACGGGTGCCATGGGGCTGCTCAACGCGCTCTCGCTGGCCTTCGTGGGTGGCCTGCCCCTGGCCTACCAGCAGACCTCCGCCTTCGCCCGGCAGCCGCGTGACGAGCTGGAGCGCGTGCGCCTCAGCTGCGCCATCATCTTCCTGGCCAGCATCTTCCAGGTCGCCATCTGGACGGCGGCCCTGCTGCGCGAGGCAGAGACGCTGCGGCCGGCCGTGCGCTTCGGGGGCCCGGAGCACACGTTCATGCTGGCCAAGCTGGCGCTGTACCCCTGCACCAGCCTGCTGGCCTTCGCGGCCACCTGCCTGCTGAGCCGCTTCAGCACCTTCATCTTCCACCTCACGCAGATCGCCGTGCCCtgcggcttcctgctgctgcgccTCCTCCTGCGACTGGCGCTGGCCGGCCTGCGGGGCCTGCGGGGCCTGCGGGGCCTGGCCCGTCCCCAACGGGGCCCCCTGGGCGGGGCCGACGCCAACGCCGACATGCAGTCGCCTCTGCTGCCTGCGCCCTGCTAG
- the TMEM175 gene encoding endosomal/lysosomal proton channel TMEM175 isoform X1: MSEPGTSEQEPSVQGDSPPGRTDEDAGEGTQSSHRMLGFSDALLSIIATVMILPVTHTEISPEQQFDRSMQRLLATRIAVYLMTFLIVTGAWAAHTRLFQVVGKIDDTLALLNLACMMTITFLPYTFSLMVTFPNVALGIFLFCVCVITIGVVQALIVGYAFYFPHLLSPQIQCSAHRALCRRQVLRIILRGPVLCLLAAVFSLFFFPASYLLMASVVFLPYVSKAASWCKDRLMGRTEPTAHPVELITLDLHEPLSKERVEAFSDGVYAIVATLLILDICADSVPDPKAVASDFGGSLLAALGARGPRFLAYFGSFATVGLLWFTHHSLFLHVRKATGAMGLLNALSLAFVGGLPLAYQQTSAFARQPRDELERVRLSCAIIFLASIFQVAIWTAALLREAETLRPAVRFGGPEHTFMLAKLALYPCTSLLAFAATCLLSRFSTFIFHLTQIAVPCGFLLLRLLLRLALAGLRGLRGLRGLARPQRGPLGGADANADMQSPLLPAPC; encoded by the exons ATGTCTGAGCCCGGGACCTCGGAGCAGGAGCCCAGTGTCCAGGGAGACTCGCCCCCCGGCAGGACGGATGAGGACGCCGGGGAGGGGACCCAGAGCTCCCACCGCATGCTCGGCTTCAGCGACGCACTACTGTCCATCATCGCCACTGTCATG ATCCTGCCCGTGACCCACACAGAGATCTCTCCAGAACAG CAGTTTGACAGGAGTATGCAGAGACTCCTGGCCACCAGGATTGCCGTGTACCTGATGACGTTTCTCATCGTGACCGGTGCCTGGGCCGCGCACACCAG ACTGTTCCAGGTTGTTGGGAAGATAGACGACACACTTGCTTTGCTCAACCTG gcctGCATGATGACCATCACCTTCCTGCCGTACACG TTCTCTCTAATGGTGACCTTCCCCAACGTGGCCCTGGGCATCTTCCTGTTCTGTGTCTGTGTGATCACCATCGGAGTAGTGCAG GCACTGATTGTGGGATACGCCTTCTACTTCCCGCACCTGCTGAGCCCGCAGATCCAGTGCTCCGCCCACAGGGCCCTGTGCAGGCGGCAGGTCCTGCGCATCATTCTCCGTGGCCCAGTGCTCTGCCTGCTTGCGGCcgtcttctccctcttcttctttcccGCG TCGTATCTGCTGATGGCATCCGTCGTCTTCCTCCCTTACGTCAGCAAGGCCGCCAGCTGGTGCAAAGACAGGCTCATGG GCCGCACGGAGCCCACGGCTCACCCTGTCGAGCTCATCACCTTGGACCTGCATGAGCCCCTCAGCAAGGAGCGGGTGGAAGCCTTCAGCGACGGCGTCTACGCCATCGTGGCCACCCTCCTCATCCTGGACATCTG TGCAGACAGCGTCCCGGACCCCAAGGCCGTGGCTTCGGACTTCGGCGGCAGCCTGCTGGCTGCGCTGGGCGCCCGCGGGCCGCGCTTCCTGGCCTACTTCGGCTCCTTCGCCACCGTGGGCCTGCTCTGGTTCACCCACCACTCGCTGTTCCTGCACGTGCGCAAGGCCACGGGTGCCATGGGGCTGCTCAACGCGCTCTCGCTGGCCTTCGTGGGTGGCCTGCCCCTGGCCTACCAGCAGACCTCCGCCTTCGCCCGGCAGCCGCGTGACGAGCTGGAGCGCGTGCGCCTCAGCTGCGCCATCATCTTCCTGGCCAGCATCTTCCAGGTCGCCATCTGGACGGCGGCCCTGCTGCGCGAGGCAGAGACGCTGCGGCCGGCCGTGCGCTTCGGGGGCCCGGAGCACACGTTCATGCTGGCCAAGCTGGCGCTGTACCCCTGCACCAGCCTGCTGGCCTTCGCGGCCACCTGCCTGCTGAGCCGCTTCAGCACCTTCATCTTCCACCTCACGCAGATCGCCGTGCCCtgcggcttcctgctgctgcgccTCCTCCTGCGACTGGCGCTGGCCGGCCTGCGGGGCCTGCGGGGCCTGCGGGGCCTGGCCCGTCCCCAACGGGGCCCCCTGGGCGGGGCCGACGCCAACGCCGACATGCAGTCGCCTCTGCTGCCTGCGCCCTGCTAG
- the TMEM175 gene encoding endosomal/lysosomal proton channel TMEM175 isoform X8, with protein sequence MSEPGTSEQEPSVQGDSPPGRTDEDAGEGTQSSHRMLGFSDALLSIIATVMILPVTHTEISPEQQFDRSMQRLLATRIAVYLMTFLIVTGAWAAHTRLFQVVGKIDDTLALLNLACMMTITFLPYTSYLLMASVVFLPYVSKAASWCKDRLMGRTEPTAHPVELITLDLHEPLSKERVEAFSDGVYAIVATLLILDICADSVPDPKAVASDFGGSLLAALGARGPRFLAYFGSFATVGLLWFTHHSLFLHVRKATGAMGLLNALSLAFVGGLPLAYQQTSAFARQPRDELERVRLSCAIIFLASIFQVAIWTAALLREAETLRPAVRFGGPEHTFMLAKLALYPCTSLLAFAATCLLSRFSTFIFHLTQIAVPCGFLLLRLLLRLALAGLRGLRGLRGLARPQRGPLGGADANADMQSPLLPAPC encoded by the exons ATGTCTGAGCCCGGGACCTCGGAGCAGGAGCCCAGTGTCCAGGGAGACTCGCCCCCCGGCAGGACGGATGAGGACGCCGGGGAGGGGACCCAGAGCTCCCACCGCATGCTCGGCTTCAGCGACGCACTACTGTCCATCATCGCCACTGTCATG ATCCTGCCCGTGACCCACACAGAGATCTCTCCAGAACAG CAGTTTGACAGGAGTATGCAGAGACTCCTGGCCACCAGGATTGCCGTGTACCTGATGACGTTTCTCATCGTGACCGGTGCCTGGGCCGCGCACACCAG ACTGTTCCAGGTTGTTGGGAAGATAGACGACACACTTGCTTTGCTCAACCTG gcctGCATGATGACCATCACCTTCCTGCCGTACACG TCGTATCTGCTGATGGCATCCGTCGTCTTCCTCCCTTACGTCAGCAAGGCCGCCAGCTGGTGCAAAGACAGGCTCATGG GCCGCACGGAGCCCACGGCTCACCCTGTCGAGCTCATCACCTTGGACCTGCATGAGCCCCTCAGCAAGGAGCGGGTGGAAGCCTTCAGCGACGGCGTCTACGCCATCGTGGCCACCCTCCTCATCCTGGACATCTG TGCAGACAGCGTCCCGGACCCCAAGGCCGTGGCTTCGGACTTCGGCGGCAGCCTGCTGGCTGCGCTGGGCGCCCGCGGGCCGCGCTTCCTGGCCTACTTCGGCTCCTTCGCCACCGTGGGCCTGCTCTGGTTCACCCACCACTCGCTGTTCCTGCACGTGCGCAAGGCCACGGGTGCCATGGGGCTGCTCAACGCGCTCTCGCTGGCCTTCGTGGGTGGCCTGCCCCTGGCCTACCAGCAGACCTCCGCCTTCGCCCGGCAGCCGCGTGACGAGCTGGAGCGCGTGCGCCTCAGCTGCGCCATCATCTTCCTGGCCAGCATCTTCCAGGTCGCCATCTGGACGGCGGCCCTGCTGCGCGAGGCAGAGACGCTGCGGCCGGCCGTGCGCTTCGGGGGCCCGGAGCACACGTTCATGCTGGCCAAGCTGGCGCTGTACCCCTGCACCAGCCTGCTGGCCTTCGCGGCCACCTGCCTGCTGAGCCGCTTCAGCACCTTCATCTTCCACCTCACGCAGATCGCCGTGCCCtgcggcttcctgctgctgcgccTCCTCCTGCGACTGGCGCTGGCCGGCCTGCGGGGCCTGCGGGGCCTGCGGGGCCTGGCCCGTCCCCAACGGGGCCCCCTGGGCGGGGCCGACGCCAACGCCGACATGCAGTCGCCTCTGCTGCCTGCGCCCTGCTAG
- the TMEM175 gene encoding endosomal/lysosomal proton channel TMEM175 isoform X11, whose protein sequence is MSEPGTSEQEPSVQGDSPPGRTDEDAGEGTQSSHRMLGFSDALLSIIATVMILPVTHTEISPEQFDRSMQRLLATRIAVYLMTFLIVTGAWAAHTRLFQVVGKIDDTLALLNLACMMTITFLPYTFSLMVTFPNVALGIFLFCVCVITIGVVQALIVGYAFYFPHLLSPQIQCSAHRALCRRQVLRIILRGPVLCLLAAVFSLFFFPAAARSPRLTLSSSSPWTCMSPSARSGWKPSATASTPSWPPSSSWTSVQTASRTPRPWLRTSAAACWLRWAPAGRASWPTSAPSPPWACSGSPTTRCSCTCARPRVPWGCSTRSRWPSWVACPWPTSRPPPSPGSRVTSWSACASAAPSSSWPASSRSPSGRRPCCARQRRCGRPCASGARSTRSCWPSWRCTPAPACWPSRPPAC, encoded by the exons ATGTCTGAGCCCGGGACCTCGGAGCAGGAGCCCAGTGTCCAGGGAGACTCGCCCCCCGGCAGGACGGATGAGGACGCCGGGGAGGGGACCCAGAGCTCCCACCGCATGCTCGGCTTCAGCGACGCACTACTGTCCATCATCGCCACTGTCATG ATCCTGCCCGTGACCCACACAGAGATCTCTCCAGAACAG TTTGACAGGAGTATGCAGAGACTCCTGGCCACCAGGATTGCCGTGTACCTGATGACGTTTCTCATCGTGACCGGTGCCTGGGCCGCGCACACCAG ACTGTTCCAGGTTGTTGGGAAGATAGACGACACACTTGCTTTGCTCAACCTG gcctGCATGATGACCATCACCTTCCTGCCGTACACG TTCTCTCTAATGGTGACCTTCCCCAACGTGGCCCTGGGCATCTTCCTGTTCTGTGTCTGTGTGATCACCATCGGAGTAGTGCAG GCACTGATTGTGGGATACGCCTTCTACTTCCCGCACCTGCTGAGCCCGCAGATCCAGTGCTCCGCCCACAGGGCCCTGTGCAGGCGGCAGGTCCTGCGCATCATTCTCCGTGGCCCAGTGCTCTGCCTGCTTGCGGCcgtcttctccctcttcttctttcccGCG GCCGCACGGAGCCCACGGCTCACCCTGTCGAGCTCATCACCTTGGACCTGCATGAGCCCCTCAGCAAGGAGCGGGTGGAAGCCTTCAGCGACGGCGTCTACGCCATCGTGGCCACCCTCCTCATCCTGGACATCTG TGCAGACAGCGTCCCGGACCCCAAGGCCGTGGCTTCGGACTTCGGCGGCAGCCTGCTGGCTGCGCTGGGCGCCCGCGGGCCGCGCTTCCTGGCCTACTTCGGCTCCTTCGCCACCGTGGGCCTGCTCTGGTTCACCCACCACTCGCTGTTCCTGCACGTGCGCAAGGCCACGGGTGCCATGGGGCTGCTCAACGCGCTCTCGCTGGCCTTCGTGGGTGGCCTGCCCCTGGCCTACCAGCAGACCTCCGCCTTCGCCCGGCAGCCGCGTGACGAGCTGGAGCGCGTGCGCCTCAGCTGCGCCATCATCTTCCTGGCCAGCATCTTCCAGGTCGCCATCTGGACGGCGGCCCTGCTGCGCGAGGCAGAGACGCTGCGGCCGGCCGTGCGCTTCGGGGGCCCGGAGCACACGTTCATGCTGGCCAAGCTGGCGCTGTACCCCTGCACCAGCCTGCTGGCCTTCGCGGCCACCTGCCTGCTGA